The following are from one region of the Advenella mimigardefordensis DPN7 genome:
- a CDS encoding AraC family transcriptional regulator, translated as MGILDAVPDSWGRKYECDGAAVANSLVDPTSIHFTTKAYFFLIMLSAQPDRAIAINSDRPVIGLAPAGCIEIVPESSELFSRWRHTKHSLLIAMTEQHLLNLTNLEWGDSLREFRLPKLGVVDEKALAIASEIRTELICAPFGYEACIDSLLTLFGIHVLRTYTSLNNQARQKEKIAGGLTPVARKRVLDYIHAHLSEKLAIETLAVVAGLSPSYFTRAFRQSMGQSPHEFIVATRLQAARRMIMTSSAPLSEISKINGFSSNSHMTALMKKTWGQNPTQIRYSDYDMAQGDGDDFQPPSQFHLK; from the coding sequence TTGGGGATTCTGGATGCGGTACCAGATAGCTGGGGACGGAAATATGAATGTGATGGCGCTGCAGTCGCCAATTCACTCGTTGATCCGACATCTATTCATTTCACGACCAAGGCGTACTTCTTCCTCATTATGCTGTCTGCTCAGCCGGACCGAGCCATTGCAATCAACAGTGATCGTCCGGTGATCGGCCTGGCCCCTGCTGGGTGCATCGAAATTGTGCCAGAGAGTTCGGAGCTGTTTTCCCGGTGGCGGCATACCAAACACAGCTTACTGATCGCAATGACTGAACAACACCTACTCAATCTAACCAATCTCGAATGGGGAGACAGCCTTAGAGAGTTTCGTTTGCCCAAGTTAGGGGTGGTCGACGAAAAAGCCTTGGCGATAGCATCAGAAATCCGCACTGAATTAATATGCGCACCATTTGGATATGAGGCATGTATCGATTCCTTGCTGACGCTATTTGGCATACACGTTCTACGTACCTACACATCGCTGAATAATCAAGCGCGTCAGAAAGAAAAAATCGCCGGCGGCCTAACCCCTGTTGCGCGCAAGCGCGTGCTTGACTACATTCACGCCCACCTTTCAGAAAAGCTCGCCATTGAAACACTGGCCGTCGTCGCCGGACTATCGCCAAGCTACTTCACCCGGGCGTTTCGCCAGTCGATGGGCCAGTCTCCCCATGAATTCATCGTCGCAACTCGACTGCAGGCGGCAAGACGTATGATTATGACTTCAAGCGCACCCTTAAGTGAAATCTCCAAAATCAACGGCTTCTCCAGCAATAGCCATATGACTGCATTGATGAAGAAAACCTGGGGACAGAATCCAACCCAGATTCGTTATTCAGACTACGATATGGCTCAAGGGGATGGAGATGATTTCCAGCCACCCAGCCAATTTCATCTCAAATAA
- a CDS encoding autotransporter outer membrane beta-barrel domain-containing protein, whose protein sequence is MRRVSLQLMTTLGFLAPGITFSQTAGAPIYPSADAEYQKNWGVPMINALPAYLKGYTGKGIIVAVVDTGLDVNHPEFQGRISSALRNFGKDKAEDDVSHGIDKADGSIDGHGTHVAGIIGAARNGTGMQGVAYESTILPLRAIDVESSVDGEADEAAIDYAVQQGAKVINGSYGPDTLNKNIPDPTKPGEYKENPNWKELTYQPIWSSPESLTHTFETLKNAVDNDVVLVFAAGNEYEDQPQASSIPGGNGMLPLILPVNTANGVYKFVSNATEDDFDMNDPKTYKFISPDDSAVKDLDFSELSGAVIAVVAVDKNGKITNYSNHCGAMYEWCLAAPGGDTDNGPEGGINSTWPLGDAKNNNNPYQSDEGTSMASPHVAGAAAVVRSAFPYFTAQQTIETLLTTTTTLGEKEIYGMGLLNLGNAINGPGTFRYKGVFDVDTQGYSSVWSNSISGEGDLTKRGQGVLTLTGNNTYTGGTSVVGGTLGIEGNTAGSVSVSERGVLAGAGVVGTVTLSNGGTISPGSTLDATKVLSALKVAGDLIQGAGSSYLAQIADDGRSDLIDVSGKATISDTAAVVIQPDAGSKLELNRRYTLLTAAGGVDGRYGSVMKPDTLFVNMNLVYDARNMFLDLARSSTAFEDVADTHNQRTTGRAIENLGSDNQLYQNVLFLSGDQARNAFDQLSGEAHASIHAGLIEDSHFLRDTENERLRDAFGTSSSRPTSSLSYRSNGNDQVPEVPGEVTLWGKGFGAWSRINGNDNAASLRRNTGGFFLGGDRLVGQSWRLGVMAGYSHTSVRVRDRNASGSSDNFHLGLYVGTSQGAWRLRSGLGYTWHRIKTDRSVAFGSFSDKLSSRYDAGTFQAFGELGYRLETRVAAIEPYANLSYVRFKADRFTEDGGAAALTNHAKANSNTYTTIGLRATSEFALGKVDAQVHGGIGWRHAFGRVYPKADFSFGDQPSFNVQGVPIARNAAVLEAGLDMKIGKTSTLGIAYQGQFGSGAREHSLQARLALRF, encoded by the coding sequence ATGCGACGAGTAAGCCTGCAATTGATGACCACACTAGGGTTTTTGGCACCAGGTATTACATTTTCTCAGACTGCCGGTGCGCCGATCTATCCGAGTGCGGATGCCGAGTACCAAAAAAACTGGGGTGTGCCGATGATCAATGCTTTGCCTGCGTATCTTAAAGGTTATACCGGCAAAGGCATTATCGTCGCCGTGGTGGATACAGGGCTGGATGTGAATCATCCTGAGTTTCAAGGGAGAATTTCCAGTGCCCTGAGGAATTTTGGAAAAGACAAGGCCGAGGACGATGTCAGCCATGGTATTGATAAGGCCGATGGATCTATAGATGGCCATGGCACGCATGTCGCGGGTATTATTGGTGCGGCTCGAAACGGCACCGGTATGCAAGGCGTGGCCTATGAGTCGACGATATTGCCTTTGCGTGCGATTGATGTGGAGTCGTCCGTCGATGGCGAAGCTGACGAAGCTGCGATCGACTACGCCGTTCAGCAGGGTGCAAAAGTGATCAATGGTAGTTACGGCCCTGATACATTAAACAAAAATATTCCCGATCCCACCAAACCGGGCGAGTATAAAGAAAACCCCAATTGGAAGGAATTGACCTATCAGCCTATTTGGTCCTCGCCCGAGTCACTGACCCATACCTTTGAAACGTTAAAGAATGCGGTAGATAACGATGTCGTTCTTGTGTTTGCCGCAGGCAACGAATATGAGGATCAACCACAAGCATCAAGTATTCCTGGTGGAAACGGCATGCTGCCGCTGATATTGCCCGTCAATACAGCGAATGGGGTATATAAGTTCGTATCTAACGCTACTGAAGACGATTTTGATATGAATGACCCCAAGACTTATAAGTTCATTTCACCCGATGATTCTGCTGTGAAAGATCTTGATTTTTCAGAGCTGTCGGGAGCTGTAATTGCAGTGGTCGCCGTTGACAAGAACGGTAAAATTACGAATTACAGCAACCATTGTGGTGCAATGTATGAATGGTGCTTGGCTGCACCTGGTGGTGATACGGACAACGGTCCAGAGGGCGGCATCAACTCGACCTGGCCGCTTGGCGATGCTAAAAATAATAATAATCCTTACCAATCAGACGAGGGTACATCTATGGCATCCCCTCATGTGGCAGGAGCTGCGGCAGTTGTTCGATCTGCATTTCCTTACTTCACGGCACAGCAAACAATCGAGACGCTTCTGACAACGACAACAACGCTGGGTGAGAAAGAAATCTATGGTATGGGGTTACTTAACCTTGGGAATGCCATCAATGGGCCGGGGACGTTCCGTTACAAAGGTGTGTTTGATGTCGACACTCAGGGCTACTCCTCAGTTTGGTCCAATTCGATTTCTGGTGAGGGTGATCTCACCAAAAGAGGGCAAGGCGTACTGACGCTTACCGGCAATAATACCTATACCGGTGGCACGAGCGTGGTAGGTGGGACCCTGGGCATAGAGGGCAATACTGCCGGTTCGGTTAGCGTGTCAGAGCGGGGAGTTTTGGCCGGAGCAGGGGTGGTAGGCACGGTCACGCTATCCAATGGCGGGACTATTTCTCCGGGAAGTACGCTGGACGCGACTAAAGTGTTGAGTGCGCTTAAAGTCGCGGGCGATTTGATTCAAGGAGCGGGTTCCAGTTACCTGGCGCAGATAGCAGACGATGGTCGATCTGATCTCATCGACGTTAGTGGTAAAGCAACGATCAGCGATACTGCTGCTGTAGTGATTCAACCCGATGCTGGCAGTAAACTCGAACTGAATCGCCGTTATACCTTGCTGACTGCGGCTGGAGGGGTCGATGGACGCTATGGTAGCGTGATGAAACCAGACACGCTGTTTGTAAATATGAATCTTGTTTATGACGCTCGGAATATGTTTTTGGACTTGGCGCGAAGCTCCACTGCGTTCGAGGATGTCGCCGATACGCATAACCAACGCACCACCGGACGGGCAATAGAAAATCTAGGGTCGGATAATCAGTTATATCAAAACGTGCTGTTTTTGTCGGGCGATCAGGCCAGGAACGCTTTCGATCAGCTGTCAGGAGAGGCACATGCTTCCATTCATGCAGGTCTGATCGAAGACAGTCATTTCCTGCGCGATACTGAGAATGAGCGCCTGCGGGACGCGTTTGGTACTTCGAGTTCCAGGCCGACATCAAGCCTAAGTTATCGTAGTAACGGTAATGATCAGGTGCCAGAGGTCCCCGGCGAAGTCACCCTATGGGGCAAGGGTTTTGGCGCCTGGAGCCGTATCAATGGGAATGATAATGCCGCCAGCCTCAGAAGAAACACTGGTGGCTTTTTCCTGGGCGGCGATAGACTCGTTGGACAAAGCTGGCGGCTTGGGGTGATGGCAGGATACAGCCATACGTCCGTCCGGGTACGGGACCGCAACGCATCCGGATCCAGCGACAATTTCCACTTGGGCCTCTATGTCGGCACAAGCCAGGGTGCCTGGCGCCTGCGTTCGGGGCTGGGGTATACCTGGCACCGCATCAAAACCGATAGAAGCGTCGCTTTCGGCAGTTTTTCCGACAAGCTATCCAGCCGCTACGACGCGGGTACTTTTCAGGCCTTTGGAGAGTTGGGATATCGGCTTGAGACCCGGGTTGCGGCCATCGAGCCCTATGCCAATCTGAGCTATGTCCGATTCAAGGCGGATCGCTTTACCGAGGATGGAGGTGCAGCGGCCCTGACAAATCATGCCAAGGCCAATAGCAACACCTACACCACGATTGGATTGCGTGCGACCTCTGAATTCGCCCTGGGCAAGGTCGATGCACAGGTACACGGTGGCATTGGCTGGCGCCATGCCTTTGGTCGCGTTTATCCGAAAGCGGATTTTTCCTTTGGCGATCAGCCCTCGTTCAATGTGCAAGGGGTGCCGATTGCAAGAAACGCCGCGGTGCTGGAGGCCGGGCTCGATATGAAGATCGGCAAGACGTCCACGCTTGGCATCGCGTATCAAGGACAGTTTGGATCAGGCGCACGCGAGCATAGTCTGCAGGCAAGGCTGGCGTTGCGTTTCTAA